Genomic DNA from Dehalogenimonas lykanthroporepellens BL-DC-9:
CAAAAACAAAGGCTTGCGAAAAGAAGTCAACGTCATGATTAATCCCCTGGATGAAATAAGGGATATTTTAACACATTTAGTATGTTTTACAAGTTAAGTAAAATAACCATCAGTAATGGATATAGGTAAGAAATAATAACCAACGCATGATAAGTTAAAAATATTTGCAAATTGGCCTCATTTTGCAAAGCTTTTCGGAAAATAATTTGAGTAAAGCTCAATCAGCTGGAGGGGAAACTGAATATATTGAAATTATGAACGTTGAACGTTTGCCCAATGGATGGCATAATAGGTTGAGCAAAAGGATAGTGTGTGATGAAGATACTTTGTATTGGCGATATCATTGGTAAGCCCGGTCGTCGGGCTGTTAAGGAGATATTGCCGGCATTGAAGCTCGGTCTGAGTGTTGACCTGGTCATTGCCAACGGAGAGAATGCCGCCGGAGGCATCGGTTTGACCCCGGATGTGGCTGATGAATTATTCACCTATGGTATTGATGCAATTACTACCGGCAATCATATCTGGTCCCAATCTGAGATCATTCCCGTACTGGAAAGTGAATTACCGGTTGTACGTCCTTTAAACTATCCGGTGGGAGTTCCGGGAAAGGCCATAACTGTCGTAAAAAATGTCGCCGTAGTCAGTCTGATGGGCAGAACCTTCCTCAACAGTCTCCTGGATTGTCCTTTCCGGGCAATGGATAGATTGCTGGCGGAGTTAGCGGGCCGGTTTTCGCATATTATCGTTGATTTTCATGCTGAGGCGACCTCGGAGAAGCAAGCGATGAGTTGGTACCTGGACGGCAGGGTAACTGCGGTTGTTGGCACCCACACGCACGTCGGTACCATAGATAATCGAGTGTTGCCCACGGGAACGGCCACGGTTGCTGATATCGGTATGGTCGGCCCCAAAGATTCGGTCATCGGTGATTCCAGGGATGACGTACTGAAACGTTTCCTGACCGGACTCCCGAACCGACTGAGTGTCGGGAAGGGCCGGGCAGTTTTTAATTCAGTTCTTATTACAACTGATGAACAGGGGAAGGCCTTAACAATCGACAGAATTGACCGGGAAACGACAGAATCAATATGACCGGCAAAATTGATCTTCATGTTCATTCCAACGCTTCCGATGGCGTTTTATCACCGGCTGAGGTTGTGAGAAAAGCCGTTGCTCAGGGGGTCACATATCTGGCTTTGACCGACCACGATACAGTCTTCGGTATCGAGGAAGCGGTGCGTGAAGTCCGCAGATTCCAAAACCTGACGTTTATCCCCGGTGTTGAAATCTCTACTGATGTTGAAGCTGGAGATGTGCATATTCTGGGTTATTTTGTCGACTGGAAAGATACGGAATTCATTTCCAAATTGCAGACGATGAGAGAATCGCGGGTTGAGCGTGGCCAGGCGATGGTCTCCAAGCTGTCCGCTTTAGGTATGCCACTGGATTGGGGTCG
This window encodes:
- a CDS encoding metallophosphoesterase (PFAM: metallophosphoesterase~KEGG: deg:DehalGT_1403 metallophosphoesterase), which produces MKILCIGDIIGKPGRRAVKEILPALKLGLSVDLVIANGENAAGGIGLTPDVADELFTYGIDAITTGNHIWSQSEIIPVLESELPVVRPLNYPVGVPGKAITVVKNVAVVSLMGRTFLNSLLDCPFRAMDRLLAELAGRFSHIIVDFHAEATSEKQAMSWYLDGRVTAVVGTHTHVGTIDNRVLPTGTATVADIGMVGPKDSVIGDSRDDVLKRFLTGLPNRLSVGKGRAVFNSVLITTDEQGKALTIDRIDRETTESI